A stretch of Lathyrus oleraceus cultivar Zhongwan6 chromosome 6, CAAS_Psat_ZW6_1.0, whole genome shotgun sequence DNA encodes these proteins:
- the LOC127098022 gene encoding uncharacterized protein LOC127098022 has translation MNPPSGTIVFNTVGRTQYGFDVFYTHLNNHSIDNLLTDGISINFNAQFTDEKETIVFVSERTGSPRFYLSRPENKPELLPSIPNTPFQDRPTIKNGKIYFSSTHVQPNALFKSWSAVYSTAVDGTGAPTRLTPQGVVDYSPAVSLTGNLIAVASYGSRNWDGDFYELQTDIVVFEESVPENRVVVSEHGGWPTWLGDSTLFFHRISDDGWWSIFRIDLQDSNLTGSQPSPIRITPPGVHCFTPAALQNGNCIAVATRRKESNFRHIEIFDLETQTFQNITEAINPNFHHYNPFVSPDSRYLGYHRFRGESTKGTQGESTYPHLDPVISLVDNIRLLRLNGAFPSFSPDGDFIAFNHGLAGMDGGVKIIRSNGSKRWGLLKGRVCFGNAWSPTEKNVIYTSIGPIFESVTKTVQIARVEFDPVHLTDDREEIPFTFKILTKYDSGNNAFPSCSPDGKFVVFRSGRSGFKNLYIVDAVNGEANGGLRRLTEGEWIDTMPSWSPKGDLIAFSSNMHDAGNSEVFGIYVVNVDGSGLRRVEIGKTLDGARERLNHVCFSGDGEWLLFTANLGGVSAEPVGLPNQFQPYGDLFVVKLDGSGLRRLTCNAYENGTPTWYHGKLFLSSSQGDDEDGGDWDKLKGAFQEPIWITCDK, from the coding sequence ATGAATCCACCATCAGGAACCATCGTTTTCAACACCGTTGGAAGAACCCAATACGGTTTCGATGTTTTCTACACACACCTCAACAATCATTCTATCGATAACCTTCTCACGGATGGTATCTCAATTAACTTCAACGCCCAATTCACTGACGAGAAAGAAACCATTGTATTCGTCTCTGAAAGAACCGGTTCACCCCGTTTTTATCTTTCCCGACCCGAAAATAAACCCGAACTTCTCCCTTCTATTCCTAACACACCCTTCCAAGACCGGCCGACAATTAAAAACGGCAAAATCTACTTCTCTTCAACGCACGTTCAACCAAACGCGCTTTTCAAAAGCTGGTCTGCTGTTTACTCTACTGCCGTCGACGGCACCGGAGCACCCACGAGGCTTACACCTCAAGGTGTTGTTGATTACAGTCCTGCAGTTTCTCTAACCGGAAACTTAATCGCAGTTGCTTCATACGGTTCTCGTAACTGGGATGGCGATTTTTATGAGCTTCAAACGGATATCGTCGTATTCGAGGAGTCCGTCCCGGAGAATCGTGTAGTGGTAAGCGAACACGGTGGTTGGCCGACGTGGTTAGGAGATTCAACTTTGTTCTTCCACAGAATCTCCGATGACGGTTGGTGGAGCATCTTTCGAATCGACTTACAGGACTCGAACTTAACCGGATCTCAACCATCACCGATTCGCATCACGCCGCCTGGTGTACACTGTTTCACTCCCGCCGCATTGCAAAACGGTAACTGCATCGCAGTCGCAACTCGCCGGAAAGAAAGCAATTTCCGTCACATCGAGATTTTCGATCTCGAGACACAAACGTTTCAAAATATAACAGAAGCAATAAACCCTAACTTCCATCACTACAATCCATTCGTCTCTCCTGATTCTCGCTACCTCGGTTACCACCGATTCAGAGGCGAGTCAACTAAGGGCACTCAGGGCGAGTCAACATACCCACACCTCGACCCTGTGATATCTCTGGTTGATAACATACGGTTACTAAGATTAAACGGTGCGTTTCCAAGCTTCTCTCCGGACGGTGATTTCATCGCGTTCAATCACGGTCTAGCAGGCATGGACGGTGGCGTTAAGATCATAAGATCCAACGGCTCAAAACGATGGGGTTTATTAAAAGGAAGAGTATGCTTCGGTAACGCGTGGAGTCCAACGGAGAAGAATGTTATATACACATCAATCGGTCCAATTTTCGAGTCGGTTACAAAAACGGTCCAAATCGCACGTGTTGAGTTCGACCCGGTTCACCTCACTGACGACCGTGAAGAGATTCCGTTTACGTTTAAGATTCTTACAAAATACGATTCTGGAAACAACGCGTTTCCGTCATGCTCACCGGATGGGAAATTTGTTGTGTTTCGTTCTGGTAGGTCAGGGTTTAAAAATTTGTATATTGTTGATGCCGTTAACGGAGAGGCTAACGGTGGGTTGAGGAGGTTAACGGAAGGGGAATGGATTGATACGATGCCGAGTTGGTCACCGAAAGGTGATTTGATAGCGTTTTCATCGAATATGCATGACGCTGGTAACAGTGAGGTTTTTGGGATTTATGTGGTGAATGTTGATGGGAGTGGTTTGAGGAGAGTTGAGATTGGGAAAACTTTGGATGGTGCGAGAGAAAGGTTGAATCATGTCTGCTTTAGTGGTGATGGTGAGTGGTTGTTGTTTACGGCGAATTTGGGTGGTGTGTCGGCGGAGCCGGTGGGGTTGCCGAACCAGTTTCAGCCGTATGGGGATTTGTTTGTGGTGAAGTTGGATGGGAGTGGGTTGAGGAGGCTGACGTGTAATGCTTATGAGAATGGTACGCCTACATGGTATCACGGGAAGTTGTTTTTGTCGTCTAGTCAGGGTGATGATGAGGATGGTGGTGATTGGGATAAGTTGAAAGGAGCGTTTCAGGAACCTATATGGATCACGTGTGACAAGTGA